A part of Brassica rapa cultivar Chiifu-401-42 chromosome A05, CAAS_Brap_v3.01, whole genome shotgun sequence genomic DNA contains:
- the LOC103868705 gene encoding lysine histidine transporter-like 8, giving the protein MDERPETELISIPATPRVSTPEILTPSGQRSPRPATKSSSAAWTPTSFISPRFLSPIGTPMKRVLVNMKGYLEEVGHLTKLNPQDAWLPITESRNGNAHYAAFHNLNAGVGFQALVLPVAFAFLGWSWGILSLTIAYIWQLYTLWILVQLHEAVPGKRYNRYVELAQAAFGERLGVWLALFPTVYLSAGTATALILIGGETMKLFFQIVCGPLCASNPLTTVEWYLVFTSLCIVLSQLPNLNSIAGLSLIGAVTAITYSTMVWVLSVSQPRPVTISYEPLSMPSLSGSVFSVLNALGIVAFAFRGHNLVLEIQSTMPSTFKHPAHVPMWRGAKVSYFFIALCIFPISIGGFWAYGNLMPSGGMLAALYEFHIHDIPRGLLATAFLLVVFSCLSSFQIYSMPAFDSFEAGYTSRTNKPCSIWVRSGFRVFFGFVSFFIGVALPFLSSLAGLLGGLTLPVTFAYPCFMWVLIKKPAKYSFNWYFHWGLGWLGVAFSLAFSIGGIWSMVTQGLKLKFFSPN; this is encoded by the exons ATGGACGAGAGACCCGAGACAGAGCTAATATCAATACCTGCAACGCCGCGTGTCTCCACTCCAGAGATTCTAACTCCGTCCGGTCAAAGATCTCCTCGTCCCGCCACTAAATCCTCGTCGGCGGCATGGACTCCTACTTCCTTCATATCGCCGAGGTTCTTGAGTCCCATTGGAACTCCTATGAAACGTGTTCTTGTCAACATGAAAGGATATCTAGAGGAAGTGGGTCATCTCACTAAGCTCAACCCACAAGACGCTTGGCTTCCTATCACTGAGTCTCGTAACGGAAACGCTCACTATGCCGCGTTTCATAACCTAAACGCTGGTGTTGGGTTTCAAGCTCTCGTTCTCCCCGTCGCGTTTGCGTTTCTTGGCTG GAGTTGGGGAATTCTGTCACTGACAATAGCCTATATTTGGCAACTCTACACACTGTGGATTCTAGTTCAGTTACACGAAGCTGTCCCGGGGAAACGTTATAATCGATATGTTGAGCTTGCACAAGCTGCGTTTG GAGAAAGATTGGGAGTTTGGCTTGCATTGTTTCCTACGGTTTACTTATCAGCAGGAACCGCGACAGCTCTGATTTTGATCGGTGGAGAGACAATGAAACTCTTCTTCCAAATAGTCTGTGGTCCATTATGCGCCTCGAACCCTTTAACAACAGTTGAATGGTATCTGGTGTTTACTTCTCTATGCATCGTTCTGTCTCAACTTCCAAACCTCAATTCCATCGCGGGACTCTCCTTAATAGGAGCAGTGACTGCGATAACTTACTCTACAATGGTTTGGGTTCTCTCTGTTAGTCAACCAAGACCAGTCACTATTTCCTACGAGCCACTTTCTATGCCTTCGCTTTCTGGTTCGGTTTTTTCTGTGTTGAATGCTCTTGGTATTGTAGCTTTTGCCTTCAGAGGTCACAACTTGGTTCTTGAAATTCAG TCGACGATGCCATCGACGTTTAAGCATCCAGCTCATGTACCAATGTGGAGAGGAGCCAAAGTTTCTTACTTCTTCATTGCTCTGTGTATCTTTCCAATCTCCATCGGAGGTTTTTGGGCTTATGGGAACCTT ATGCCTTCTGGAGGTATGCTCGCTGCTCTTTATGAATTCCACATTCACGACATTCCTCGAGGTTTATTGGCGACGGCATTTCTCCTAGTAGTCTTCAGCTGCCTGAGCAGCTTTCAGATATATTCTATGCCCGCCTTTGACAGCTTTGAGGCTGGCTACACAAGCCGAACCAACAAGCCATGTTCAATCTGGGTCAGATCAGGTTTTAGAGTCTTTTTTGGCTTTGTCTCCTTTTTCATCGGCGTTGCACTCCCTTTCCTGTCTAGTCTCGCTGGTTTGCTCGGTGGACTCACCCTTCCGGTCACGTTTGCTTATCCTTGCTTCATGTGGGTTTTGATCAAGAAACCGGCCAAGTACAGTTTCAATTGGTATTTCCACTGGGGATTGGGTTGGTTAGGAGTTGCATTCAGCTTGGCATTCTCCATAGGTGGGATATGGAGTATGGTTACTCAAGGACTTAAGCTTAAGTTCTTCAGTCCTAACTGA